GGACGAACGCCTCGGCTTTCAGGCGACGCCCGGCGCGGGCGAGGATGTGCCGCTCTGGATTCTCGGCTCCAGCCTTTATGGCGCACAGTTGGCGGCGGCGCTGGGCCTGCCCTATGCCTTCGCCTCCCACTTCGCGCCCGGTGCGCTGGACGAGGCCATCGCCATCTATCGCCGCGATTTCCGGCCCTCGGCCCAGCTCAAATATCCCTATGTCATGGCGGGCTTCAACGTCTTCGCCGCTGACACGACGGAGGAAGCGCGCCTGATCGCCACCTCCATGCAGCAGGCCTTCGTCCGCCTGCGCACCGGCCGTCCGGGCAAGCTGCAACCGCCGGTGCCGGGCTATTATGAAAACCTGCCGCCCCAGGCGCAGGCCATGCTGGCCGACGTGCTGAGCGCCTCCACCATCGGCGCGCAGGAAGATGTCGAGCGCGATCTGGCTGCCTTCATCCGCCGCACCCAGGTCGATGAGATCATCCTGGGCGGACAGATCCATGATTTCGAGGCCCGCAAGCGCAGCCTGGAAATCGCCA
This region of Sphingobium sp. EM0848 genomic DNA includes:
- a CDS encoding LLM class flavin-dependent oxidoreductase translates to MTRFSVLDLVPVIEGSNVQAALANAAAFAAHAEALGFHRYWVAEHHGMPGIASAATAVVLAHIGQATSRIRIGAGGIMLPNHAPLLIAEQFGTLAALFPGRIDLGLGRAPGSDQRVAQAMRRTLTGGPDEFPRDVMELQAYFAGDERLGFQATPGAGEDVPLWILGSSLYGAQLAAALGLPYAFASHFAPGALDEAIAIYRRDFRPSAQLKYPYVMAGFNVFAADTTEEARLIATSMQQAFVRLRTGRPGKLQPPVPGYYENLPPQAQAMLADVLSASTIGAQEDVERDLAAFIRRTQVDEIILGGQIHDFEARKRSLEIAMAAAKAVSGGHQAAPAQ